The Haematobia irritans isolate KBUSLIRL chromosome 1, ASM5000362v1, whole genome shotgun sequence DNA segment tagaattatggaccaatatttgcacgaTTATGATGAATTAtcgagaaacttttttcaatatcCGTGCGAATTTTTTAGGCGAAGTATCAATCACATCGTCTAAAATTTACGTTTATCTCTCTAACTTAATAATACCTCCCAAACGCATACTGATTCGGTCCCGCCCAACTTTCTACTtctcatttgtttttctttttatgctTACCCATCTCTGATATTTTGAGGTCGTATTaacactttttttataaaaaaatgtttcatccCATTTTAACACTCTATTCAATATTTTGTTGCTTCTACTTTTGTTTgcttgtatttattttcacacATTTGACCACACTTGGGCTTTTCTGCACTCACCCTCCTCAATGAGTTAGTTTCTTTCAGAGATTTCTTCTAATGTTTACTTTCATCTTGCCAACCGATTTTTCCACTATTTGATTCCATTCGATAAATTATTTCCTTTAACCACCTCTATTCCTATTTCAATGTAAAATGGTGGTGAATGAATGTCATTGCTTTCAAGTAGGGGTTGCCATTCGAAAACAAAATCCACAATATCATGGGGGAGATAGTGAAGATGTGCTATCTAATTGATGCTTTAGAGATAAAGGCGACTTAGTTGTCTTCTTGAAGTCAAATAAATCTTTATTTATGGTTGCCACGTTTGTCTCCCACGAATTTTGTTTTGCCTGAAAGAAATAACTATAACAACAAACTagtaaggaaagtataaagtcgggaggggccgactattttTCGACACTTTCGACACCATCTCaaaaccttccaatttgttgggtTCTAttaataaaggtttatattcccgaaatttttttaagatttctacaaaatctcttgggttagaatttatatcggctaatgccctggggcaagcacaatgttagtaaaacaatatggaaAGTTTTAAATCTACagcaatttttatggaatttcgCAAAAGTGGAATCTCCCGAacctatctggaatatatgtaaaaaaaaaacaaaaaaaaaaaaaactttttggtgttcggtcgaagcaggaatcgaactcagaaCCCATGGTATATAAGGCGGAcataccaaccactgctccacggtgcaaaattaaatgtatgtttctcttaaataaaatttatttaatcggctcgtgggcgccgcaaactatgctatataaatataacatataacgataattgtctattgatgacaacaacaactacgtagcccagtggatagcgggtcacccctaaccttccttggaaatttcacccaaatcggagaactttgggcCAATGTTGAAAAAGTCGGACAAGGTTAATGTCCCCCTCAcccaccagatatcaaaaatgaggtaccccatTTTCACCACATGTTTACCCTCTACGTTTTCCtaacatttttcatgtgaaaaaataaaatttttagcgaaGAATAGTGACGGCTACTACAATATAGCAAAACAAagcttttgtttgtttattttaatgggcGCCAGACGATGGAATGCCTTTCGGAAGAAGAAGTCAGGTGATTCCAATTTCGAATTCACAAAAGAAAATATCCTTTATTCAATAATCTGCTATATACGTACAATAGTATTTTATCTGTTGAAAGAGAATGAATGAACAACTAATAATTCCTATTATCTGCATaattaatacaaacatttaagcAAACAAGAAGCGGCCACTAAAAGTAACCTCGCGACTTGCTTTGCTTCAATGTTTGTTTACCACAGTTATACGAGCAACAATGCACATTGAGACGGCCGCCAATAGCAACCACGAATCTTTGTACACGTCGTTCGCACAGCAGTGCATAGAGACAAATCATTGCTTGTGTGCTGATTTTATAGGCAAACCAAAACAACAACTTAACAACTTAACGAAATAATCGATGATTCGTTCATTCTCAGTGCTGTCAATGTcgcataaaataataatatcgaTAAAGTGAAAATTAAGGTAATCCAATGCATAAACTAATGTTAACGAATATAACGAAATGAATGCAAGCAATGCCAATAATATGAAATATGATTTGGTATGATTGTTATAATATGCATATGTGTATAAATATATGAATAATATGATATAATGTGTATAAAGTATATAATGAAATGACGATCCGCTACAGTCTCCCCCTTTGACGTGCGGGAACTCACCCGAGCAGCACGTCAACACAAGGTACTTCCTTACTAAACTTTTCTTGGCCTTCCTCTCTTTTTAATGGGTTGAACTGGTGTTGGAGTATTGGAGCCAGTAGATCCCTAAATAATAGTCAAAGATGAGGCGTGGTAATTCCCTAAAGGAACGTTCGGATTATCAGGTGATGCGATTTCATATGAAGATGAACCTAATTTGCGGGTTATGATGTATGGGCCATCTCGTTTTGGaacaaattttgaagtaaaacctTTTGCAGCATTGCTTAAGGCATGTGTTGTCACCAGTACctttgaagcaatttcaaaattttcttgaggtcGTCGGTGATGATCCACAAAAGCTTTATTTTTGTCTTGAATTCTCATCTCACATTCTTTGGCATCTTTCAAAACGTTTACAAATGTCCGAAGATAGGTCGATATTTCCGGGATAAAGTTCTCTGATTCTATAATTGCACGAACATCATGTTCCACGTCGTCCAAGGTTCTCATCTCTCTTCCAAAAGTTAAAAAGGATGCACTATACCCAGTGCTTTGGCATTTAGAAGAATTCATGGCAAAACGAATTGCGGGCAAGCAGTGGTGCCAGTTGCTATGGTTTCCTTGAACTGTAATAGCAAGCTGGTACTTCATATCCCGATTCTTCCTCTCGACCGGATTGGCTTCTGGGTGGTAAACTGGGGTAAATTGTTGTTCAATGCCCAGACAGTAGGTAACTTGCTGCATTACTGCTGAAATAAATTGAACGCCGTTATCGGACTTGAGGCGACGGGGCATGCCAtatcggaaaaaaatttcttccacAAGGATTCTTGCACAAGCATCGGCCGTTGCGTCTACCAATTTAAATAACTCTGTCCATCTACTCGCAACATCTTCCACAATGAAAATCCATCTGAAGCCCTCATCAGTTGGTGGAAGAGGACCGAAAAGGTCGATGGCCACGACCTCAAACCGTTTTTTGCTGCTTGTAGTTTGTAACAAACCAACAGGTTTCTGGTTTGTTGCCTTAAAACGTTGACACTCCAAGCAATTTCTGACGTATTTTGCTATATCACTGCGCATACCAGGCCAGAAGTATCTACTGGATATGCGAGCGATAGTCCTCTCACTACCATAGTGGCCAGCAGTGTTATCATCGTGATAGGTCTTCAATACATCCGCCCTTTCACGAGTTGGAACAACAAGCTGGGCATCCTCCTTATCGTCGTTAGCGTAGCAATAAAGGATACCATCATTTAGAATATAGCTTCTATTAATCCACCTTAAAGAATTTTCGTCTTGATTTTCCAATGACATGATTATATTAGCAAGGTATTCGTCCTTCATCTGTTCGGCACGAATTTCGGATGAACTTCTATTCGGAATATCTATAAAGAAGGCGCAAATGCAGTTTTCATTATTTTCATGTGCACTTTCTGCACACGGTGGGCGGGAGAGCATGTCCGCAGTGGAATTGATTTTACCAGGTAAGTACTCGATCCTAAAATTGTACTGCTGAAGCTGCAGTCCCCACCTAGCTAGGCGACCCGTTGGTGATTTTATACTCAAAAGCCACTTTAGAGGCTGGTGGTCAGTAAGAAGTTTTACTTCTCCCCCTTCAATATAGCcgcgaaacttggcacatgccCAAACTACGGCAAGTGCCTCTCTCTCTGTGGTGGAATAGTTGCGTTCGGCGCTATTTAAGAGACGACTACTATATTCTATGGGATGTTCATCTTCTCCCTCCCCCTGTAGTAAAACCGCTCCCAAAGCATAAGCACTTGCATCAGTTTGAATGGAAAAGGGCAAGTTGTCTACGGCTTGCTTCAATACAGGCGATGTGGTTAATGCATACTTAAGCTTTTCAAATGCCTCTTGCTCTAATTTCCCCATCTCCATACAGCAGATTTCTTGGTCAAATTGGTCAAAGGCCTGGCTATCTCGGCATAGTTGTTGATGAACCGGCGGTACCAGGAACATGTTTGTATGAAAGAGATTAGCTGCTTTATATTGCGGGGTTCTTTCCGACCGACAATCGCCTGTGTCTTTTCTGGATCTACTGCGATTCCTTCTGGTTTAAGTATATGACCCAGAAATTTTACCTTCGAGCAGCAAAATCTACATTTTTGATTATTAAGGCGTAGCTTGAACACCTTCAGCCTACTTAAAACGGCATCCAAGTCACGTAAATGTTGTTGAAGCGTATCTGAGCAGATTATAAGGTCGTCTAAGTACGCCAGGATGCATACATTAGAAATTCCAACTTTGAATCTGGTTATAAGTCTTTGAAATGTTGACGGTGCATTCCGGAGTCCGAATGGCATTCTTCTAAATTGAAACGTACCAAATGGTGTTATGAGGCATGTCTTTTCGCGATCCTCCGCCACATTTCGGAGCCACATCAACTTGGTAATAACCACTTTGGAGATCAAGAGTCGTCATAAATTGGGTACTTTTGGCCGCATGCAACAGATCATCTATCCGTGGTAGCGGGAATCGATCGGGTACAGTAACCGCATTCAATTTCCCATAGTCTACGCACACACGTATTGTGCCATCTCTCTTTGGGACCATGACCACGGGGAAAGCCCACGCAGAATCGCTTTCTTCAATTATGTCATTTTCCAACATCGAATCAATTTCCTTCTTTAATTCTTGAACCTTGGCAAACGATAAACGATACGGTGGGGAGAAAATGGGCATATGATCGCCGGTATTTATTTTATGAACCGCATAGGGCGTGGATTCTCCAGTTTTTGCAAACACCTCTAAATGCCTAGACAAAACTTCATCCACTTTCATTCTATCGTGCTCGTTCAAACTACTTGCATCTGAATCCTTTAAAATGTTGTATGTAAACATACACAATGAAAGGGAACCCGGGTTGTCGCTCTCGGGATCTTCCATAATGGGAGTTACCCCTGTAAATAGTCCCGTCTTTTTTGGCCTCTCTGGGGTTACCATATCATTGGGAATCGCATCTTTGAATATGGCTTGAATAGAACGGGGAGAGTAATCGGTCTGCGGGCAGTAGTCTGGACCATACGATTCGAAGTCCGATACATAGTTTTGGCAGACTCTTTTAGGTGTCACAAACTTTGATTCAGTCCACTCTGTTGGAACTACCTCTGGTTTACGCTTGGGTCGTGAATCTACTACCTTAATGGTTTCGAGCAAGTTTAGCTCCAAGGGCCACTCTTCTTCAAAATCGAAAACTTGGGATGGACATCCTTCAAAATGCCAGAACCTCTGTCCCATATTTAGGACAATTTGGGCTTGTTCCATAAAATCTGTCCCAAGGAGAGTACGATTGTTTTTATCCTCAGGAAATATGAGGAACTTTATATTGAGACATCTTCCGCCGATTACGATCTTGCAAATCGTTGTCAGGAATTTTCGAACGTTCGTTGATCCGTCGGCCAGTGTTGTTTGGCAATCCACCGTCTCGAATTCACAACCTTTGTACTCCATGATGCGCTTCAAATTAGAACTGGCAACACTTGTCTTGGCACCGGAGTCGAAAAATGCTTGACCAGGCACGCCGAAAAGCTCAACATTAACCACGGGTATATCACTTCCTACACACATTCCCAAAGAGTTGAAACTTACAGCCACCGGAGCGCTCTTACGTGGTATTTTACTACATTTTGGACAGTTTGATCTGACATAGCCAGGAGCATTGCAACCATAATTTCGGTTTTAAAGCATCGGCTTTGGCTTCCGCCGCGGCTTCGGTGACAACATTCTTCCGTTTGAAACAGTTCTCAGAGAGGTGTCCCTTCTTTCGACAAAATGTACACCTTTTCGGACCGCCCTGGGGACCTCCTTCACCATCCTCGGAGTTCACCACCTTGCGTTCACGAATAACCTGCTCGGCCTCTCTCGCATCTGCTAGCAACTCATCAAAAGTGGCTACCTTATGGCGATACACCCTCTCTCTAATTTGGGCGTGTAACATGCCAAATACCATGTCAATTTTATCGGCTTCAGAAGGGATATTCGGCAATTGAGCAAACAGTGTTCTCTTTTTACGTATGAAACTATCTGTGGGCTCGCTCTTCTGTTGCCGGCACTCATTAATTTCAGAGTAGATGCGCCATGCTGGTTTTGGTGGCGAGAATGCATCACGTATCATCTTTATGACATCGGAAAACGTCTTAGCATTAGCCCTTACACCGCTCCACCATTCTGCAGCATCTCCTTCTAGCAACATAGGCATACCATTCACAGCGTTAACATCGGAAATATGCTCTACAGTCTTATATGTTGATATAGCTGATATAAATTCTTCTACTTTCGCAGGACTTCTATCGCCATTATATCGAGCAGAACAACCAGAAAACGACCCACATTTATTGCTTGGTTTGTTTACCGCGTTCAGCAACTTTTCGAACTGTTCTGTAGATAATGTGAGAGACATCGTTTTTGCTGCAATCCTTTTGCTACGTCTTAACTCTTCAGACAATTCGTTATGTCTATCTTCTTCGCTCGAAGTAGTTTCAGCCACGATTACAAAATTTAGTGAGACGAAAACCAAAATGGGGTTGATGAGTTTGCTCAATGATACTCAATGTAttgcataaaagaaaaaaaatttgctcggCTTTTTGGGCGTGTTTTAGGCCACGCAGTTGGGCGTCAATTTTAGCGAAGAATAGTGACGGCTACTACAATATAGCAAAACAAagcttttgtttgtttattttaatgggcGCCAGACGATGGAATGCCTTTCGGAAGAAGAAGTCAGGTGATTCCAATTTCGAATTCACAAAAGAAAATATCCTTTATTCAATAATCTGCTATATACGTACAATAGTATTTTATCTGTTGAAAGAGAATGAATGAACAACTAATAATTCCTATTATCTGCATaattaatacaaacatttaagcAAACAAGAAGCGGCCACTAAAAGTAACCTCGCGACTTGCTTTGCTTCAATGTCTGTTTACCACAGTTATACGAGCAACAATGCACATTGAGACGGCCGCCAATAGCAACCACGAATCTTTGTACACGTCGTTCGCACAGCAGTGCATAGAGACAAACAGTAACAACAAGCAACGACCGCTTATAACGATCACGTATGCTTGTCGGCTACTGCTTACTCCAGCCGATGTGCTCCTACCAACCTGTTGAAAGAGAATGAACAAATCATTGCTTGTGTGCTGATTTTATAGGCAAACCAAAACAACAACTTAACAACTTAACGAAATAATCGATGATTCGTTCATTCTCAGTGCTGTCAATGTcgcataaaataataatatcgaTAAAGTGAAAATTAAGGTAATCCAATGCATAAACTAATGTTAACGAATATAACGAAATGAATGCAAGCAATGCCAATAATATGAAATATGATTTGGTATGATTGTTATAATATGCATATGTGTATAAATATATGAATAATATGATATAATGTGTATAAAGTATATAATGAAATGACGATCCGctacaaattattttataacaaaagcaactgcgatgaatGTAAAAAATCCCAtttttcggttgaaattttttttgaattttctttgctataaacctcacagatcccgagacctttccaacgaatgcaccgtggaaatcggttcatgcG contains these protein-coding regions:
- the LOC142232041 gene encoding activity-regulated cytoskeleton associated protein 2-like; its protein translation is MSLTLSTEQFEKLLNAVNKPSNKCGSFSGCSARYNGDRSPAKVEEFISAISTYKTVEHISDVNAVNGMPMLLEGDAAEWWSGVRANAKTFSDVIKMIRDAFSPPKPAWRIYSEINECRQQKSEPTDSFIRKKRTLFAQLPNIPSEADKIDMVFGMLHAQIRERVYRHKVATFDELLADAREAEQVIRERKVVNSEDGEGGPQGGPKRCTFCRKKGHLSENCFKRKNVVTEAAAEAKADALKPKLWLQCSWLCQIKLSKM